In Neomonachus schauinslandi chromosome 12, ASM220157v2, whole genome shotgun sequence, the sequence TCACTTTGAggggtaggatttcaacatataaatcaGGGAGAGGGCATAAATACTTAGTTCATAACACTGTTCACTACCATTGATTCATGCAGGAATGAATGATGGAGGTTGGCAAattcctggaattttaaaatatttttaaaaaatttaaaccatctgtaatggtttttaaaactgaatttggAAACGAATAGTTTGGGGGATGTTTCTTAGATTGTcttcaaataaaaatgcattaccTTGAAGGATAAAGTATGTCCAGCATGATCAAGGCCTTACAGTAAAATTTTCTAAATGGAAGCTGTGAAGAGTAACAGGTGTGACACAGTTGAAAACCATAGTGGAAGAGAGATTCACAATAACTTCATAAGAAAATATAGGAAGGagtatacattaaaatatttgtggttTCAGGTATGTATGAAGTAATCATAGAGCATGAATGATCtgttcttcttgaaatgttgaCATGAGGCTGTATGACTTCATAGAGATCAACAAGATTTGGTTAGGTAGGATTAATGAATGGTGCATTATTTGcatcaccttctttttttttttaagatttatttatttatttgagagagagagagtgctcagtgggggagaggggcaggagagggagagagagtcttaagcagaccccgcgctgagggcagagcccagcgtggggctcgatcccatgaccctgagattacaacctgagccaaaaccaagagttggacgcttaaccaactgtgccacccaggtgcccccatcttcaTCAGATTCTGAGAGGTATCTGAACATGGTTTAAAATtcggattttttttctcctgatattGGTTAAGTTCTTACTAATTTGTACtctgtcagttttcttcttttaaggtaCACGACTTTAAAAGATctaataaggggcacctgggtggctgagtcattaagcgtctgccttcggctctggtcatgatcccagggtcctgggatcaagccccgcatcgagccccacatcgggctccttgctcagtgggaagcctgcttctccctctcccactccacctgcttgtgttctctctctctctgtcaaataaataaataaaatctttttaaaaaataaataaaagatctaatAAATGACAATGCTAGCAAACTGGCAAAATCATATCCCATGTGGACTAAAAATACCATATCTTGATAAACTTTTGGCAGTTTAGTTTTCTAAGCATATGATTAGACATAAAATGCacagttaaaaaaggaaaaaaaatcccagaaaacatggattttttttaagattttatttctttatgtgacagagagacacagtgagagagggaacacaagcagggggagtgggagaaggtgaagcaggcttcccacggagcagggagctcaatgcagggctcgattccaggaccctgggaccgaaGGCAGACtcgcaacgactgagccacccaggcaccccttgacaaTTTGTCTTTAACAAAATGTCTGcctatgggggcacctggttggctcagtgggttaagcgtctgactcttggtttgggctcaggtcatgatctcagggtcctgaggtcaagctccccatcaggctctgtgctcagcatggagtctgcttgtccctctccctctgctcctcccctccactctctctctcaaataaataaagaaaatattttaaaaataataatatgtgttaattcattgaatttgaataaaataaaatttttaaaaattaaaaaaaatttaaaaatatctgcataTGTCTTGAAtggaaaatctgtttttttcttaagattttacttatttatttgacagagagagaacacgcattCAGTTGCCAGATGAActgaacaaataaacacaaaacaaaataagtacCATGTTAAGTAACACTATCAATCAACAAATTATAATGCACCTTTGTTTCAAAGTTGTGGTATCTAGTAATTTAATTATTTCCACAGCATTAAAATAAAGGCAGCCATAAAtagggtgttttctttttttttttaaagattttatttatttatttgagacagagaatgagagagagagagagcacatgagaggggggagggtcagagggagaagcaggctccccgctgagcagggagcccgatgcgggactcgaacccgggactccaggatcatgacctgagccgaaggcagtcgctcaaccaactgagccacccaggcgcccctcctttttttttttttaaagattttatttatttatttgagagagagaatgagatagagagagcatgagaggggggagggtcagagggagaagcagactcccgctgagcagggagcccgatgcgggactcgatcccgggactccgggatcatgacctgagctgaaggcagtcgctcaaccaactgagccacccaggcgcccagggtgtTTTCATTAAGTTTAATTAGTGTCCCTAGAAGGTGGATGATAAAGGTTATAAGGATAGAGGCATGGCTTCTAAGGGATGGTGCTTTATGAGGAAAAGTTCCCACAAGTGAAGATTAACAGTATAATGCAGTATAAGATATTATTaagaactcatttttttcttatctccttATGTCCCATTAAATCTTGTTTGCTTttcaaaggaggaagaagagggaaaagacaCTGGAGAAGACACTGTTGTGAATCCCGGTAGAGAGAGTGCCACAAACCAAATAAGGAGAAAGGAACCCCAGATTCCTACTACAACAAACTACAATCACGCAGGGACTAAATACAATGAGGCCAAGACTAACCGATCCCCAACAAGAGGAAGTGAATTCTCTGGGAAGGGTGATATTCCCAACACATCTTTAGATTCCACTTCCCAACCAGTCACTGAATTAGCCCCCCCAAAAAGATGTTGCTTTGATTTTGCGGACTGTGACTAAAATGCCACCTCACACTCTGGAAGGCACGGCAGCCTCTTGGAATGACAGCTCTAAAACTATTCTCACATTTCCACAGATGAACTTGACCGGGACCGTGGAATCTTTAAATACAGTTTCTATAACGGAATCTCAAGAGGTATCTACCGACATCAGTGAGGATGAGAGTTTACTGACCAGTTTCAAGCTCGATACCGGAGCTGACGATTCTTCAGGCTCCAGTCCGACAACTTCTTCTGTGCCGTTCACCTCTGAGAACATATCCCGTGGGTATGTGTTTTCTTCAGAAAACCCAGAGGCAATCACATATGATGTTCTTCTACCAGAATCTACAAGAAATGCTTCCGAAGAGTCAGCCTCGTCGGGTTCTGAAGAATCTCTGAAGGATCCTTTCGCCGACGGGAACGTGCGGTTTGCTAGCGCTGCAGATGGGGCGACACAGCCCGAGGCTGGATCGGGCAGAGAGAGCTTCCTCCAGACCAGCTACACCGCGATACGGACCGATGAACCTGGGAGGGCAGCTGGGTCTTCAGCTCCAGGCCCGCTGGTGTCACTGGGTCCCCCGGTCACGGACCTGGAAATGCCGCCTTATTCTACCTTTGCCTACTTGCCGACCGAGGTGACGCCCCGTGCGTTTACTCCATCCTCCGGGCAGCAGGACTCGGTCCCCACCGTCCACGCGGGACACTCACAGACAACTCAGCCGGTGTTCAATGGTGAGACGCCTCTTCAACCTTTCTACAGTAGTGACGTCTTTCCTCTAGTCACCCCTTTGTTGCTTGACAATCAGATCCTCAACACTACCCCTGCCGCTTCAAGTAGTGATTCGGCCTTGCATGCTACGCCTGTATTTCCCAGTGTCGATGTGTCATTTGAATCCATCCTGTCTTCCTATGATGGTGCACCTTTGCTTCCattttcctctgcttccttcaGTAGTGAATTGTTTCACCACCTGTATACAGTTTCTCAGATCCTTCCACAAGCTACTTCAGCTGTTGAGAGTGATAAGCTGTCCCTGCATGCTTCTCTGCCAGTGGCTGGGGGTGATTTGCTGTTAGAGGCCGGCCTTGCTCAATATTCTGATGTGACGTCACATCAGCCCACTACTCATGCTGCTTCAGAGACATTGGAATTTGGTGGTAGTGAATCTGGTGTCCTTTATAAAACGCTTATGTTTTCTCAAGTTGAACCACCCAGCAGTGATGTCATGATGCATGCACGTTCTTCAGGGCCTGAACCTTCCTATGCCTTATCTAGTAATGAGGGCTCCCAGCACCTCTTCACTGTTCCCTACAGTTCTGCAATCCCCGTGCATGGTTCTGTGGGTGTAGCTCCTCCGGCTCCCTTGTTTAGCAGCCCTAGCCACATTCCGGTGCCTCCGTCTTCGGTAATAACCCCGATCGCATCCCGGCTACCGCCGCCTCCTGGCCTCTCTGGGGATGGGGAGTGGTCTGGAGCCTCCTCTGATGGTGAATTTCTTTTACCTGACACAGATGGTCTGACAGCCCTTAACATTTCTTCACCTGTTTCTGTAGCTGAATTTACATATACAACATCTGTGTTTGGTGATGAGAATAAGCCGCTTTCTAAAAGTGACATAATATATGGAAATGAGACTGAACTGcaaatttcttctttcagtgaGCTGGTTTACCGTTCGGAAAGCACAGTCCTGCCTGACCTGTACGATACTGTAAATAAGTTGAACACGTCTTTACCAGAATCCCCCGTTTCCTTTTCTAGCACAAAGGGCACGTTGCCAGGGTCTGTCGCTCCTTCTGCCACTAAGGTTTTTGATCATGAGATTAGTCAAGCTCCAGAGAATACCTTTTCAGTTGAGCCTGCACACGCCGTATCTCAAGCGTTCAGTGACACTTCGCTTAGACCTGTGCTTAGTGCGAGCTCAGAGCCAGCCTCCTCTGACCCTGCTTCTAGTGAAATGTTAGCTCCTTCAACTCAGCTCTTCTTTTATGAGCCCTCAGCTTCTTTTAATACTGAAGTATTGCTGCAGCCCTCCTTTCAGGCTTCTGATGTTGACACATTGCTTAAAACTGCTCTTCCACCCGTGCCTAGCGAGCCAATATCGGTTGATACCCCCAAGGGTGATCCCCTTAGTTCTACAGGATTGCATCTCCTGGCCTCAAACTCTGCTTCGAGGGAAAACACGCTGCTCGCTACATCTGTACCAGTTGTCAAGGTATCGCCTGCTTCTAACGCGCACGCTGCCTCACTTCAAGGTTTAACCATTTCTTACGCAAGTGAGAAATACTTTGAACCAGTTTTGCTTAAAAGCAAAAGTTCCCAGCAAGTGGTACCTTCACTGCGCAGTAATGACGAGTTGTTCCCAGCTGCCAATTTGGAGATTAACCAGGCCTTTCCCCCGAAAGGAAGGCATGCGTTTGCTACTCCTGTTTTATCTATTGATGTGCCACCAAATACACTTATAAATCAGCTCATGTATTCCGATGAAGTTTTCACCTCAACCCAGGGGTCTCTCACTGATGAGGTATTTGCTGGTATCCCAGCAGTTGTTTCTGATACACCCGTAACTGCCGATCAGTCTGTTCCTTTAGGAAATGTGCATGTTTCCGTTACAGTGGTTTCTCCTGACAAAGATGGTTCTGTCCCCACAACCAAGTTGCTGTTTCCCTCTAGAACAACTTCTGAGCTGATTCAGAGTGCCAGATCCGATGCTGATTTAGTGGGTGGTGGTGACGATGGtgatattgatgatgatgatgatgatgatgatgatgacagagATAGAGATGGCTTATCCATAAATAAGTGCATGTCATGCTCCTCCTATAGAGAATCTCAGGAAAAGGTAATGAATGATTCAGACACCCAAGAGAACAATCTTGTGGATCAGAATAACCCAACCTCATATTCACTATCTGAAaattctgaagaagaaaataacGTCACAGGTGTCGTATCAGCCGGTCAGACCGATATGGACAGAAGTCCCGATAAATCACCACCAGCAAATGTGCCACCCCAAATGCCCAGTGGTGGAAAACAGCACAATGACGTTCAGACTGGTGATGCCCTGCTTCCTTTCACTCCAGAATCTGGAGCATGGGCAGCTGTTGCAAGTGATGAAGAGAGCGGATCGGGGCAGGCTCTCTCAGATAACCCGAATGATAACGAGACTTCCACAGATTTCAGTTTTCCAGACGTTAATGAAAGAGATGTTGATGGGGTCCTGGAAGCAGTTGACTCAGAAATAACTCCTGGATCCCCACAGTCCTCAACACCAACTCTTACTAGCAGGCACTCAGAAGTATTCAACATTTCAGAGGCAGGTTAGTTACGGATCCAAGAGATAGACCGAGGTGTGGTGgttttcttcctcaaaaaatagaaaaatcatggAAGGAGAAATTTGGTGAAGTGGcacatcattttgttttttaatcaagaCACTCAGCAAATccatttacagtttttaaagtatgattttagtcattatttcaaatgaatattcAACACGTCTTGGTTAGTGGATAGATAAAACGTTTCTTATTTATTGTCAATTTTTCATATTCTACAAGATGCCAGTTACATGTGGGAGCAATTATGTGTGCGTAATGCATTTTTAGtatactgctttttaaatgatAGATTGGAGTGTGCTGTTTTTAGGCAgttgtaatttttatattcactTATGTTCTAAAATAAGTTGTAATCTAATTTCACTGAATTATAAAATGGATTATTAAAACTCTGATACGTAATATGTTATAAACACCTCTCTGACCCACCCCACGGAAAAGATATGATAATTTGCACATCCACATCAGCCTGGGGAGCTTTACAAAAAGTTCTAttgctgagttttgagagttaatggtaagatttgttttgttttgttttaaagaagcttttaatttttttaagttgtc encodes:
- the PTPRZ1 gene encoding LOW QUALITY PROTEIN: receptor-type tyrosine-protein phosphatase zeta (The sequence of the model RefSeq protein was modified relative to this genomic sequence to represent the inferred CDS: deleted 1 base in 1 codon), translating into MTETKMMVFGIERSHREGDMGRNWAYGYYRQQRKLVEEIGWSYTGALNQKNWGKKYPTCSSPKQSPINIDEDLTQVNVNLKKLKFQGWDKTSLENTFIHNTGKTVEINLTNDYRLSGGVSEVVFKASKITFHWGKCNMSSEGSEHSLEGQKFPLEMQIYCFDADRFSSFEEAVKGKGKLRALSILFEVGIEENLDYKAIIDGVESVSRFGKQAALDPFILLNLLPNSTDKYYTYNGSLTSPPCTDTVDWIIFKDTVSISESQLAVFCEVLTMQQSGYVMLMDYLQNNFREQQYKFSRQVFSSYTGKEEIHAAVCSSEPENVQADPENYTSLLITWERPRVVYDTMIEKFAVLYQQLEGEDQTKHEFLTDGYQDLGAILNNLLPNMSYVLQIVAICANGLYGKYSDQLVVDMPSDDLELDLFPELIGTEEIVKEEEEGKDTGEDTVVNPGRESATNQIRRKEPQIPTTTNYNHAGTKYNEAKTNRSPTRGSEFSGKGDIPNTSLDSTSQPVTELAPQKDVALILRTVTKMPPHTLEGTAASWNDSSKTILTFPQMNLTGTVESLNTVSITESQEVSTDISEDESLLTSFKLDTGADDSSGSSPTTSSVPFTSENISRGYVFSSENPEAITYDVLLPESTRNASEESASSGSEESLKDPFADGNVRFASAADGATQPEAGSGRESFLQTSYTAIRTDEPGRAAGSSAPGPLVSLGPPVTDLEMPPYSTFAYLPTEVTPRAFTPSSGQQDSVPTVHAGHSQTTQPVFNGETPLQPFYSSDVFPLVTPLLLDNQILNTTPAASSSDSALHATPVFPSVDVSFESILSSYDGAPLLPFSSASFSSELFHHLYTVSQILPQATSAVESDKLSLHASLPVAGGDLLLEAGLAQYSDVTSHQPTTHAASETLEFGGSESGVLYKTLMFSQVEPPSSDVMMHARSSGPEPSYALSSNEGSQHLFTVPYSSAIPVHGSVGVAPPAPLFSSPSHIPVPPSSVITPIASRLPPPPGLSGDGEWSGASSDGEFLLPDTDGLTALNISSPVSVAEFTYTTSVFGDENKPLSKSDIIYGNETELQISSFSELVYRSESTVLPDLYDTVNKLNTSLPESPVSFSSTKGTLPGSVAPSATKVFDHEISQAPENTFSVEPAHAVSQAFSDTSLRPVLSASSEPASSDPASSEMLAPSTQLFFYEPSASFNTEVLLQPSFQASDVDTLLKTALPPVPSEPISVDTPKGDPLSSTGLHLLASNSASRENTLLATSVPVVKVSPASNAHAASLQGLTISYASEKYFEPVLLKSKSSQQVVPSLRSNDELFPAANLEINQAFPPKGRHAFATPVLSIDVPPNTLINQLMYSDEVFTSTQGSLTDEVFAGIPAVVSDTPVTADQSVPLGNVHVSVTVVSPDKDGSVPTTKLLFPSRTTSELIQSARSDADLVGGGDDGDIDDDDDDDDDDRDRDGLSINKCMSCSSYRESQEKVMNDSDTQENNLVDQNNPTSYSLSENSEEENNVTGVVSAGQTDMDRSPDKSPPANVPPQMPSGGKQHNDVQTGDALLPFTPESGAWAAVASDEESGSGQALSDNPNDNETSTDFSFPDVNERDVDGVLEAVDSEITPGSPQSSTPTLTSRHSEVFNISEAEASNSSHESRIGLAEGLESEKKAVIPLVIVSALTFICLVVLVGILIYWRKCFQTAHFYLEDSTSPRVISTPPTPVFPISDDVGAIPIKHFPKHVADLHASNGFTEEFETLKEFYQEVQSCTVDLGITADSSNHPDNKHKNRYINIVAYDHSRVKLAQLAEKDGKLTDYINANYVDGYNRPKAYIAAQGPLKSTAEDFWRMIWEHNVEVIVMITNLVEKGRRKCDQYWPADGSEEYGNFLVTQKSVQMLAYYTVRSFTLRNTKMKKGSQKGRPSGRVVVHYHYTQWPDMGTPEYPLPLLTFVRKASHAKRHAVGPVVVHCSAGVGRTGTYIVLDSMLQQIQQEGTVNVFGFLKHIRSQRNYLVQTEEQYVFIHDALVEAILSKETEVPDGHIHAYVNTLLIPGPTGKTKLEKQFKLLSQSNIQQSDYSTALKQCNREKNRTSSIIPVERSRVGISSLSGEGPDYINASYIMGYYQSNEFIITQHPLLHTIKDFWRMIWDHNAQLVVMLPDGQNMAEDEFVYWPNKDEPINCESFKVTLMAEEHKCLSNEEKLIIQDFILEATQDDYVLEVRHFQCPKWPNPDSPISKTFELISIIKEEAANRDGPVIVHDEHGGVTAGTFCALTTLMHQLEKENSMDVYQVAKMTNLMRPGVFADIEQYQFLYKAVLSLVSTRQEENPSTSLDSNGAALPDGNIAESLESLV